The Planococcus versutus genome contains a region encoding:
- a CDS encoding RluA family pseudouridine synthase, whose product MKPFQLIYTAEQSGLLREALEVWGISKRTLASVKYGGGQILVNGVEVTVRHPLQKGDAVTVIFPNETHGKGLIAEAGPLEIVYEDEALLIVEKPPMQNTIPSREHPFGSVANIVAKHFNDHGIPSTLHIATRLDRDTSGLVCIAKNRHIHHMISLQQQEKKMKRRYEALVHGRIDNSEFTITAPIGRKDTSIIEREVRADGQFAQTEVRVLALLEEYSHIRLQLNTGRTHQIRVHLTHIGHPLVGDDLYGGKRAEINRQALHCTELELVHPVSGKPLVFHSALNEDMQSLL is encoded by the coding sequence GGGGTATTTCCAAGCGAACCTTAGCTTCTGTTAAATATGGCGGTGGTCAAATTTTAGTAAATGGTGTAGAAGTGACGGTCAGGCATCCCTTGCAAAAAGGCGATGCAGTGACCGTTATTTTTCCGAATGAAACACACGGAAAAGGCCTAATCGCTGAAGCGGGACCATTAGAAATTGTTTATGAAGATGAAGCTTTGTTGATTGTTGAAAAACCACCTATGCAAAACACCATTCCGTCTCGTGAACATCCTTTTGGAAGTGTTGCAAATATTGTTGCCAAGCATTTTAATGATCATGGCATTCCCTCGACTTTGCACATTGCAACTCGACTTGACCGCGACACATCAGGACTTGTATGCATTGCAAAAAACCGTCACATTCACCATATGATTTCTTTGCAACAGCAAGAAAAAAAGATGAAACGACGGTATGAGGCATTGGTTCATGGACGAATAGACAACAGTGAATTTACAATAACCGCTCCAATCGGACGAAAAGATACCAGCATTATCGAGCGAGAAGTGCGCGCTGACGGTCAGTTTGCACAAACAGAAGTTCGAGTACTTGCACTTCTCGAAGAGTATTCTCATATTCGCTTACAGTTAAATACAGGCAGAACGCATCAAATTCGTGTTCATTTAACTCACATAGGTCATCCGCTAGTGGGAGACGATTTATATGGTGGCAAAAGAGCAGAGATCAACCGCCAAGCATTGCATTGCACAGAACTCGAATTGGTTCATCCGGTTTCTGGAAAACCGCTTGTTTTTCATTCTGCGTTAAATGAAGATATGCAATCTTTGCTTTAA